The following proteins are encoded in a genomic region of Acipenser ruthenus unplaced genomic scaffold, fAciRut3.2 maternal haplotype, whole genome shotgun sequence:
- the LOC117433228 gene encoding rho GTPase-activating protein 23-like isoform X3 has translation MHGFAYCLVGIPPYSETEAKGRRDGAPSSNERARPASGERLQWPGPSSLVLHKNSQGFGFTLRHVIAFPPESVVHCSPTDEENANGKGHQKGRLKAVDTIFVKNVREAGPAHMAGLCTGDRLVKVNGECIVGKTYSQVITLIQNSDSVLELSIMPKDEDVLQLDAHLRASDPFHGGAQNLSDPPPLCYPHKTCPRVQPQNQQYLDNWLCRSGSQGPSPPLDNRSGGEPWRVGHSSPAHRNKEIQYGMTCRGKGGRGVSSSSTTSPPPPQHQNHNHSAGRRPPPSQGSKARLPFPPQLQPVRRQAQLCHQALSAWLYSQQGPRGPPGRTAMPPRQRSFSQDRLGDPPPLSHFRGPHSTSQDFLLHHWGHLSGSPSVTGALCWSGADRARSKNQLAGRRELHGRSLETLDTVALSPQLKRPAWLQQQGQHSRSGVGTSAPNNRERAPQPGSRERGRETRRLPPPQSFQDPLVGYRKTDLLLGMHSLRDPFCTWPIPRTSPLPLAQHRVQRLTNHERGRGGVSLIQQQEVVLRQKAPMGWLTSHGFRHPRYALPTAPPEPPAQGDTGPRSANGGFPPLPRAGDSLASIPFIDEPLSPRADLQARNVPASSVISSAMSSALVINTSSAPVINTSSAPVINTSSAPVITTSPASPTFPLTKLFSHDCSSIKGSRRSSYLLVSTMERSKSCDEGLDTFRDEGRVFSRLPKRVKNFFTHGSLDSLDAVQDASTMCHSTSELSNLTFSDVRREGWLHYKQILTEKGKKAGSGMHPWKRVFSVLRSHALFLYKDKREAVLFNPAHSEDEQPISIHGCLVDIAYSETKRKHALRLTTQDFCEYLLQAEDQDDMLGWIKGIRENSGEDSGFCGQALINKKLNDYRKQSPTGSKPDSSPKGTQMKPPFLTATGAPRSPKQDSGNKEDSSPPKSPWGMNIMKKVKKPGPKAFGVRLEDCQHGVNEKFVPLIVELCCGQVEEMGLECTGIYRVPGNNAVVSSLQEQLNKGNIDINPADEKWQDLNVISSLLKSFFRKLPEPLFTDDKYSDFIDANRVEDAGQRLKTMKKLIRDLPDYYSHTLKFLVGHLKTVADHSEKNKMAPRNLALVFGPTLVRTSEDSVSDMVMHMPDRYKIVETLIQHHTWFFSEEMDKDDKIPVDKADMQPMPNIDHLLPNIGRTGGLGEASDSTNSDSAKSKGSWGQELYSREIPALSTLSAVTRKHKKHRDARVWSSSTDEGSEHEPIKTSHRGGQGLEGEGERQRDDPGGEEESPPLDARSIVSGYSTLSTLGGHEGEEVDDEHSELLSESGVGLPETDTESGFASHPQTQERPSKQDRQRRDRVQLSQLPPRSFLYSHCTPPESPGSDSPSSLSSSTAPRLHSRPSFNSRRTIRSDMLARKKLREGERGPERGAGGGVRSSEEEAADSTGSSSSKVSIPRAECSSLESLRQGGEAGVSASLSLASAGKPLLRPHSSADDMFGVGLRKPHSPETRRKKKAWRRHTVVVNTRDMSDPQSGSTLSDLGSEGRPRSGSYGSRP, from the exons GACACCAGAAGGGTCGGCTCAAGGCAGTGGACACAATCTTCGTGAAAAACGTGCGAGAGGCAGGCCCCGCCCACATGGCAGGACTGTGCACGG gggACCGGCTGGTGAAGGTGAATGGAGAGTGTATTGTGGGCAAGACCTACTCCCAGGTCATCACATTGATCCAGAACAG TGACAGTGTCCTGGAGCTCTCCATCATGCCCAAAGATGAAGATGTTTTACAGCTG GATGCTCATCTGAGAGCGAGTGACCCGTTCCACGGAGGAGCCCAGAACCTGTCCGACCCGCCTCCGCTCTGCTACCCACACAAGACCTGCCCACGGGTCCAACCCCAGAACCAGCAGTACCTGGACAACTGGCTCTGCCGCTCGGGCTCCCAGGGGCCCTCGCCCCCACTGGATAACCGCTCTGGAGGGGAGCCGTGGAGGGTGGGTCACTCCAGCCCGGCCCACAGAAACAAGGAGATCCAGTACGGGATGACCTGCCGGGGCAAGGGGGGCAGGggcgtctcctcctcctccacgaCCAGCCCTCCGCCCCCCCAGCACCAGAACCACAACCACAGTGCGGGGCGCCGCCCCCCCCCCAGTCAGGGCAGCAAAGCCCGCCTCCCCTTCCCCCCGCAGCTCCAGCCTGTTCGCAGACAGGCACAGCTCTGTCACCAAGCTCTGTCAGCCTGGCTCTACAGCCAGCAGGGGCCCCGGGGCCCCCCCGGCCGCACTGCCATGCCTCCCCGACAACGCAGCTTCTCTCAGGACAGACTTGGGGACCCCCCTCCCCTCAGCCACTTCCGGGGGCCCCACAGCACCTCTCAGGATTTCCTCCTGCACCACTGGGGCCACCTCTCCGGGTCCCCAAGTGTGACGGGGGCCCTCTGCTGGAGTGGCGCAGACAGGGCACGCTCGAAGAACCAGCTGGCCGGCAGGCGGGAGCTCCACGGCCGCTCGCTGGAGACCCTGGACACAGTGGCGCTGTCCCCTCAGCTCAAGCGCCCAGCCTGGCTACAACAGCAGGGCCAGCACAGCAGGTCTGGCGTGGGAACCAGTGCCCCCAATAACAGGGAGAGAGCCCCCCAGCCGGGaagcagagagagggggagggagactCGCAGGCTGCCCCCCCCGCAGAGCTTCCAGGACCCCTTGGTGGGCTACCGCAAGACTGACCTGCTCCTCGGCATGCACTCCTTAAGGGACCCCTTCTGCACCTGGCCCATCCCCAGAACCAGCCCCCTTCCCCTGGCCCAGCACAGGGTGCAGAGACTGACCAATCATGAGCGAGGAAGAGGGGGCGTGTCTCTGATTCAGCAGCAGGAGGTGGTTTTGAGACAGAAGGCCCCCATGGGCTGGCTCACCTCTCACGGATTCAGGCACCCCCGCTACGCCCTGCCCACAGCCCCCCCGGAGCCCCCCGCCCAGGGGGACACAGGGCCCCGCAGCGCCAATGGAGGCTTCCCGCCACTGCCCAGAGCCGGTGATTCGCTGGCATCCATCCCCTTCATAG ACGAGCCCTTGAGTCCAAGAGCTGACCTGCAAGCCAGAAACGTGCCGGCCTCTTCTGTGATCTCGAGCGCCATGAGCTCCGCCCTCGTGATCAACACGAGCTCCGCCCCCGTGATCAACACGAGCTCCGCCCCCGTGATCAACACGAGCTCCGCCCCTGTGATCACCACGAGCCCCGCCTCCCCAACCTTCCCACTTACTAAGCTCTTCTCACACGACTGCA GCAGTATCAAGGGCAGCCGCCGCTCCTCCTACCTGCTCGTTTCCACCATGGAGCGCTCCAAGTCATGCGACGAGGGTCTCGACACCTTCAGGGATGAAGGCCGAGTCTTCTC gaggCTGCCAAAGAGAGTGAAGAACTTTTTCACACACGGG TCTCTGGACAGCCTGGACGCTGTGCAGGACGCTAGCACCATGTGCCACTCCACCTCAGAGCTCAGCAACCTGACCTTCAGCGACGTGCGCAGGGAGGGCTGGCTGCACTACAAGCAGATCCTCACCGAGAAGGGAAAG AAGGCGGGCAGCGGGATGCATCCCTGGAAGCGTGTGTTCTCCGTGCTGCGCTCGCACGCGCTCTTCCTCTACAAGGACAAACGGGAGGCTGTGCTCTTCAACCCCGCCCACTCCGAGGATGAGCAGCCAATCAGCATCCACGGCTGCCTGGTGGACATCGCGTACAGCGAGACGAAGCGCAAGCACGCCCTGCGGCTCACCACGCAGGACTTCTGCGAGTACCTGCTGCAGGCCGAGGACCAGGACGACATGCTGGGCTGGATCAAGGGGATCCGCGAGAACAGCGGGGAG GATTCTGGTTTCTGTGGCCAGGCGCTCATTAACAAGAAGCTGAACGACTACCGGAAGCAGAG CCCCACAGGCAGTAAGCCCGACTCCTCACCTAAAGGGACCCAAATGAAGCCCCCCTTCCTCACGGCCACAGGGGCGCCGCGCTCCCCCAAACAGGACTCCGGCAACAAGG AGGACAGCAGCCCCCCCAAGTCTCCATGGGGGATGAACATCATGAAGAAGGTGAAGAAGCCAGGGCCCAAAGCGTTCGGGGTGCGACTCGAGGACTGCCAGCACGGGGTTAATGAgaag TTTGTCCCCCTGATCGTGGAGCTGTGCTGTGGGCAGGTGGAGGAGATGGGTCTGGAGTGCACTGGGATCTACCGGGTCCCTGGGAACAACGCTGTGGTGTCCAGCCTGCAGGAACAGCTCAACAAGGGCAACATCGACATCAACCCTGCCGACGAG AAATGGCAGGACCTGAACGTGATCAGCAGTCTGCTCAAGTCTTTCTTCAGGAAGCTTCCCGAGCCCCTCTTCACTGACG ACAAATACAGTGATTTCATAGATGCCAACAGAGTGGAGGATGCGGGACAGAGACTGAAGACCATGAAGAAACTG ATCCGAGACCTGCCGGATTATTACTCCCACACACTCAAGTTCTTGGTCGGTCACCTCAAAACAGTGGCCGACCACTCTGAGAAAAACAAG ATGGCGCCTCGTAACCTGGCCCTGGTTTTCGGCCCCACGCTGGTCAGGACCTCGGAGGACAGCGTGAGCGACATGGTGATGCACATGCCAGATCGCTACAAGATTGTGGAGACCCTGATACAGCAC cacACCTGGTTCTTCAGTGAGGAGATGGACAAAGATGACAAG ATTCCAGTGGACAAGGCAGACATGCAGCCGATGCCCAACATTGACCATCTCCTGCCCAACATCGGGAGGACTGGTGGGCTGGGGGAGGCCTCGG ATTCAACCAACAGTGACTCGGCTAAATCCAAG GGCTCGTGGGGGCAGGAGCTGTACTCCAGGGAGATACCGGCCCTGTCCACCCTATCGGCCGTGACCCGCAAGCACAAGAAGCACCGCGACGCCAGAGTCTGGAGCAGCAGCACGGACGAGGGCTCCGAGCACGAGCCAATAAAAACCAGCCACCGCGGGGGGCAGGGcctggagggggagggagagaggcagagagacgaTCCCGGGGGCGAGGAGGAGAGCCCCCCACTTGATGCTCGCTCCATCGTATCGGGGTACTCCACGCTGTCAACGCTGGGGGGGCACGAGGGGGAGGAGGTGGACGACGAGCACAGCGAGCTGCTGAGCGAGAGTGGGGTGGGGCTGCCGGAGACAGACACGGAGAGCGGCTTCGCCTCGCACCCTCAGACCCAGGAGAGACCCTCCAAGCAGGACCGGCAGAGGAGAGACCGGGTCCAGCTCAGCCAGCTCCCCCCCCGCAGCTTCCTGTACTCACACTGCACGCCACCGGAGAGCCCCGGCTCAgactccccctcctccctctcctccagcaCGGCTCCCAGGCTGCACAGCCGGCCCTCCTTCAACTCCCGTAGGACGATTCGGAGCGACATGCTGGCCCGCAAGAAGCTGCGTGAGGGGGAGAGGGGGCCGGAGAGAGGCGCAGGGGGTGGGGTGCGGTCCTCGGAGGAAGAGGCAGCAGACAGcaccggcagcagcagcagcaaggtcTCCATTCCCAGGGCGGAGTGCAGCAGCCTGGAGAGCCTACGACAGGGCGGGGAGGCTGGGGTGTCTGCCTCCTTGTCCCTGGCCTCAGCAGGGAAGCCCCTCCTCCGACCACACTCCTCCGCAGACGACATGTTCGGCGTGGGTCTGCGCAAGCCCCACTCCCCCGAGACGCGCCGTAAGAAGAAGGCGTGGCGCCGGCACACGGTTGTGGTGAACACCAGGGACATGTCCGACCCCCAGAGCGGCAGCACACTGTCTGACCTCGGCAGCGAGGGCCGGCCGCGCTCCGGGAGCTACGGCAGCCGCCCTTAG
- the LOC117433228 gene encoding rho GTPase-activating protein 23-like isoform X1: MHGFAYCLVGIPPYSETEAKGRRDGAPSSNERARPASGERLQWPGPSSLVLHKNSQGFGFTLRHVIAFPPESVVHCSPTDEENANGKGHQKGRLKAVDTIFVKNVREAGPAHMAGLCTGDRLVKVNGECIVGKTYSQVITLIQNSDSVLELSIMPKDEDVLQLVSDAHLRASDPFHGGAQNLSDPPPLCYPHKTCPRVQPQNQQYLDNWLCRSGSQGPSPPLDNRSGGEPWRVGHSSPAHRNKEIQYGMTCRGKGGRGVSSSSTTSPPPPQHQNHNHSAGRRPPPSQGSKARLPFPPQLQPVRRQAQLCHQALSAWLYSQQGPRGPPGRTAMPPRQRSFSQDRLGDPPPLSHFRGPHSTSQDFLLHHWGHLSGSPSVTGALCWSGADRARSKNQLAGRRELHGRSLETLDTVALSPQLKRPAWLQQQGQHSRSGVGTSAPNNRERAPQPGSRERGRETRRLPPPQSFQDPLVGYRKTDLLLGMHSLRDPFCTWPIPRTSPLPLAQHRVQRLTNHERGRGGVSLIQQQEVVLRQKAPMGWLTSHGFRHPRYALPTAPPEPPAQGDTGPRSANGGFPPLPRAGDSLASIPFIDEPLSPRADLQARNVPASSVISSAMSSALVINTSSAPVINTSSAPVINTSSAPVITTSPASPTFPLTKLFSHDCSSIKGSRRSSYLLVSTMERSKSCDEGLDTFRDEGRVFSRLPKRVKNFFTHGSLDSLDAVQDASTMCHSTSELSNLTFSDVRREGWLHYKQILTEKGKKAGSGMHPWKRVFSVLRSHALFLYKDKREAVLFNPAHSEDEQPISIHGCLVDIAYSETKRKHALRLTTQDFCEYLLQAEDQDDMLGWIKGIRENSGEDSGFCGQALINKKLNDYRKQSPTGSKPDSSPKGTQMKPPFLTATGAPRSPKQDSGNKEDSSPPKSPWGMNIMKKVKKPGPKAFGVRLEDCQHGVNEKFVPLIVELCCGQVEEMGLECTGIYRVPGNNAVVSSLQEQLNKGNIDINPADEKWQDLNVISSLLKSFFRKLPEPLFTDDKYSDFIDANRVEDAGQRLKTMKKLIRDLPDYYSHTLKFLVGHLKTVADHSEKNKMAPRNLALVFGPTLVRTSEDSVSDMVMHMPDRYKIVETLIQHHTWFFSEEMDKDDKIPVDKADMQPMPNIDHLLPNIGRTGGLGEASDSTNSDSAKSKGSWGQELYSREIPALSTLSAVTRKHKKHRDARVWSSSTDEGSEHEPIKTSHRGGQGLEGEGERQRDDPGGEEESPPLDARSIVSGYSTLSTLGGHEGEEVDDEHSELLSESGVGLPETDTESGFASHPQTQERPSKQDRQRRDRVQLSQLPPRSFLYSHCTPPESPGSDSPSSLSSSTAPRLHSRPSFNSRRTIRSDMLARKKLREGERGPERGAGGGVRSSEEEAADSTGSSSSKVSIPRAECSSLESLRQGGEAGVSASLSLASAGKPLLRPHSSADDMFGVGLRKPHSPETRRKKKAWRRHTVVVNTRDMSDPQSGSTLSDLGSEGRPRSGSYGSRP; the protein is encoded by the exons GACACCAGAAGGGTCGGCTCAAGGCAGTGGACACAATCTTCGTGAAAAACGTGCGAGAGGCAGGCCCCGCCCACATGGCAGGACTGTGCACGG gggACCGGCTGGTGAAGGTGAATGGAGAGTGTATTGTGGGCAAGACCTACTCCCAGGTCATCACATTGATCCAGAACAG TGACAGTGTCCTGGAGCTCTCCATCATGCCCAAAGATGAAGATGTTTTACAGCTGGTAAGT GATGCTCATCTGAGAGCGAGTGACCCGTTCCACGGAGGAGCCCAGAACCTGTCCGACCCGCCTCCGCTCTGCTACCCACACAAGACCTGCCCACGGGTCCAACCCCAGAACCAGCAGTACCTGGACAACTGGCTCTGCCGCTCGGGCTCCCAGGGGCCCTCGCCCCCACTGGATAACCGCTCTGGAGGGGAGCCGTGGAGGGTGGGTCACTCCAGCCCGGCCCACAGAAACAAGGAGATCCAGTACGGGATGACCTGCCGGGGCAAGGGGGGCAGGggcgtctcctcctcctccacgaCCAGCCCTCCGCCCCCCCAGCACCAGAACCACAACCACAGTGCGGGGCGCCGCCCCCCCCCCAGTCAGGGCAGCAAAGCCCGCCTCCCCTTCCCCCCGCAGCTCCAGCCTGTTCGCAGACAGGCACAGCTCTGTCACCAAGCTCTGTCAGCCTGGCTCTACAGCCAGCAGGGGCCCCGGGGCCCCCCCGGCCGCACTGCCATGCCTCCCCGACAACGCAGCTTCTCTCAGGACAGACTTGGGGACCCCCCTCCCCTCAGCCACTTCCGGGGGCCCCACAGCACCTCTCAGGATTTCCTCCTGCACCACTGGGGCCACCTCTCCGGGTCCCCAAGTGTGACGGGGGCCCTCTGCTGGAGTGGCGCAGACAGGGCACGCTCGAAGAACCAGCTGGCCGGCAGGCGGGAGCTCCACGGCCGCTCGCTGGAGACCCTGGACACAGTGGCGCTGTCCCCTCAGCTCAAGCGCCCAGCCTGGCTACAACAGCAGGGCCAGCACAGCAGGTCTGGCGTGGGAACCAGTGCCCCCAATAACAGGGAGAGAGCCCCCCAGCCGGGaagcagagagagggggagggagactCGCAGGCTGCCCCCCCCGCAGAGCTTCCAGGACCCCTTGGTGGGCTACCGCAAGACTGACCTGCTCCTCGGCATGCACTCCTTAAGGGACCCCTTCTGCACCTGGCCCATCCCCAGAACCAGCCCCCTTCCCCTGGCCCAGCACAGGGTGCAGAGACTGACCAATCATGAGCGAGGAAGAGGGGGCGTGTCTCTGATTCAGCAGCAGGAGGTGGTTTTGAGACAGAAGGCCCCCATGGGCTGGCTCACCTCTCACGGATTCAGGCACCCCCGCTACGCCCTGCCCACAGCCCCCCCGGAGCCCCCCGCCCAGGGGGACACAGGGCCCCGCAGCGCCAATGGAGGCTTCCCGCCACTGCCCAGAGCCGGTGATTCGCTGGCATCCATCCCCTTCATAG ACGAGCCCTTGAGTCCAAGAGCTGACCTGCAAGCCAGAAACGTGCCGGCCTCTTCTGTGATCTCGAGCGCCATGAGCTCCGCCCTCGTGATCAACACGAGCTCCGCCCCCGTGATCAACACGAGCTCCGCCCCCGTGATCAACACGAGCTCCGCCCCTGTGATCACCACGAGCCCCGCCTCCCCAACCTTCCCACTTACTAAGCTCTTCTCACACGACTGCA GCAGTATCAAGGGCAGCCGCCGCTCCTCCTACCTGCTCGTTTCCACCATGGAGCGCTCCAAGTCATGCGACGAGGGTCTCGACACCTTCAGGGATGAAGGCCGAGTCTTCTC gaggCTGCCAAAGAGAGTGAAGAACTTTTTCACACACGGG TCTCTGGACAGCCTGGACGCTGTGCAGGACGCTAGCACCATGTGCCACTCCACCTCAGAGCTCAGCAACCTGACCTTCAGCGACGTGCGCAGGGAGGGCTGGCTGCACTACAAGCAGATCCTCACCGAGAAGGGAAAG AAGGCGGGCAGCGGGATGCATCCCTGGAAGCGTGTGTTCTCCGTGCTGCGCTCGCACGCGCTCTTCCTCTACAAGGACAAACGGGAGGCTGTGCTCTTCAACCCCGCCCACTCCGAGGATGAGCAGCCAATCAGCATCCACGGCTGCCTGGTGGACATCGCGTACAGCGAGACGAAGCGCAAGCACGCCCTGCGGCTCACCACGCAGGACTTCTGCGAGTACCTGCTGCAGGCCGAGGACCAGGACGACATGCTGGGCTGGATCAAGGGGATCCGCGAGAACAGCGGGGAG GATTCTGGTTTCTGTGGCCAGGCGCTCATTAACAAGAAGCTGAACGACTACCGGAAGCAGAG CCCCACAGGCAGTAAGCCCGACTCCTCACCTAAAGGGACCCAAATGAAGCCCCCCTTCCTCACGGCCACAGGGGCGCCGCGCTCCCCCAAACAGGACTCCGGCAACAAGG AGGACAGCAGCCCCCCCAAGTCTCCATGGGGGATGAACATCATGAAGAAGGTGAAGAAGCCAGGGCCCAAAGCGTTCGGGGTGCGACTCGAGGACTGCCAGCACGGGGTTAATGAgaag TTTGTCCCCCTGATCGTGGAGCTGTGCTGTGGGCAGGTGGAGGAGATGGGTCTGGAGTGCACTGGGATCTACCGGGTCCCTGGGAACAACGCTGTGGTGTCCAGCCTGCAGGAACAGCTCAACAAGGGCAACATCGACATCAACCCTGCCGACGAG AAATGGCAGGACCTGAACGTGATCAGCAGTCTGCTCAAGTCTTTCTTCAGGAAGCTTCCCGAGCCCCTCTTCACTGACG ACAAATACAGTGATTTCATAGATGCCAACAGAGTGGAGGATGCGGGACAGAGACTGAAGACCATGAAGAAACTG ATCCGAGACCTGCCGGATTATTACTCCCACACACTCAAGTTCTTGGTCGGTCACCTCAAAACAGTGGCCGACCACTCTGAGAAAAACAAG ATGGCGCCTCGTAACCTGGCCCTGGTTTTCGGCCCCACGCTGGTCAGGACCTCGGAGGACAGCGTGAGCGACATGGTGATGCACATGCCAGATCGCTACAAGATTGTGGAGACCCTGATACAGCAC cacACCTGGTTCTTCAGTGAGGAGATGGACAAAGATGACAAG ATTCCAGTGGACAAGGCAGACATGCAGCCGATGCCCAACATTGACCATCTCCTGCCCAACATCGGGAGGACTGGTGGGCTGGGGGAGGCCTCGG ATTCAACCAACAGTGACTCGGCTAAATCCAAG GGCTCGTGGGGGCAGGAGCTGTACTCCAGGGAGATACCGGCCCTGTCCACCCTATCGGCCGTGACCCGCAAGCACAAGAAGCACCGCGACGCCAGAGTCTGGAGCAGCAGCACGGACGAGGGCTCCGAGCACGAGCCAATAAAAACCAGCCACCGCGGGGGGCAGGGcctggagggggagggagagaggcagagagacgaTCCCGGGGGCGAGGAGGAGAGCCCCCCACTTGATGCTCGCTCCATCGTATCGGGGTACTCCACGCTGTCAACGCTGGGGGGGCACGAGGGGGAGGAGGTGGACGACGAGCACAGCGAGCTGCTGAGCGAGAGTGGGGTGGGGCTGCCGGAGACAGACACGGAGAGCGGCTTCGCCTCGCACCCTCAGACCCAGGAGAGACCCTCCAAGCAGGACCGGCAGAGGAGAGACCGGGTCCAGCTCAGCCAGCTCCCCCCCCGCAGCTTCCTGTACTCACACTGCACGCCACCGGAGAGCCCCGGCTCAgactccccctcctccctctcctccagcaCGGCTCCCAGGCTGCACAGCCGGCCCTCCTTCAACTCCCGTAGGACGATTCGGAGCGACATGCTGGCCCGCAAGAAGCTGCGTGAGGGGGAGAGGGGGCCGGAGAGAGGCGCAGGGGGTGGGGTGCGGTCCTCGGAGGAAGAGGCAGCAGACAGcaccggcagcagcagcagcaaggtcTCCATTCCCAGGGCGGAGTGCAGCAGCCTGGAGAGCCTACGACAGGGCGGGGAGGCTGGGGTGTCTGCCTCCTTGTCCCTGGCCTCAGCAGGGAAGCCCCTCCTCCGACCACACTCCTCCGCAGACGACATGTTCGGCGTGGGTCTGCGCAAGCCCCACTCCCCCGAGACGCGCCGTAAGAAGAAGGCGTGGCGCCGGCACACGGTTGTGGTGAACACCAGGGACATGTCCGACCCCCAGAGCGGCAGCACACTGTCTGACCTCGGCAGCGAGGGCCGGCCGCGCTCCGGGAGCTACGGCAGCCGCCCTTAG